The Acipenser ruthenus chromosome 56, fAciRut3.2 maternal haplotype, whole genome shotgun sequence genome segment attttgaaatccaaGTCACTTATTTTGTGGTCTAAACAAGTTAAATGTTGAAACCGTATCAATGTTGATGCTTCTTACTTCTACCAAAGAGAACTGATTTTATCATAGCAGCTTGAAAGGTGATACTTTcctgcttttaatttattttacaaaattgggaaacattttcaaaacaaaaaggctTATCGCGCTTTCATCCTGCAAGCAGGAATCGGGTAAAACGGAGCTCGTGTATTTTATCATTGTGTCAACACAAAGGTTcactttatataaatatattttattcaatagacttatccaattaaatgttttaacttttttttcagaaaaagatCCAATTTTAGATACGAGGCGAGAAGTATGTCttaactatttaaataaatatttaaacaataatgcaAAACATTAATAGAAACTTGCTTTAAAACTTTTAAGCAAACATTGTGCTGGTGTCCTAAATGCAGCTTGTTTAATCATTCAAAGCTCTTTAAATGTAAAGGTgggcggctcttaaaagagcctttgtgttcgtgTCCTTGTGTCCAAATCTTTACcctccgaatccgtacagagtgcgaccctggcgcttcagagcgtacaccacatccatagcggtgacggtctttctcttggcgtgctcagtgtaggtgacggcatcccggatcacattctccaggaacaccttcagcaccccgcgggtctcttcatagatcagcccggagattcgcttcactcctccgcggcgagccaggcggcggatagcgggcttggtgatgccctggatattatcacggagcactttgcgatgACGCTTAGCGCCCCCTTTTCCGAGTCCTTTACCTCCCTTGCCACGACCTGACATCTTCAGATCAAAACGACAAAATTTCAAGTTGAAATGAAAACTTTCCAGCGAGTCGCAGTGTTATGAACACAAAGCGGACCTGGTTGAAATTCACAGTCCTAGAATGAGCGCCTATACCCCAGACACGCCCTCAGTGACCTCACACGTCTGTCTCTGGAGAGCATTTTATCCGCCTAATTTCGATTCGGATTGAAatgattattgttttaatttttgcaCTGTTAAAATCTattcattacattattttattattgtggtTTCTTCTGGTTTGGGTGTGCTTATATAATAACCTCCTGTACCTCTAAGTAAGCAGGATGCACAGAAGACGTGCCCGCTGGACACTCTAACCCAGGGGTGAacaaacctggtcctgcagaGACACGAtctccagcaggttttatagttAACCCTTAAAAGATCGATGTATTCCATTTCTGAAGAATGTAAGTTGTTGTTCAATGTAGCTTTTCCTTTCAAGTTAAATAAGGAGAAAAACGTCCTTACCatcaatacaattattattttaatatataaaagcaCGATTAAAATAGGAATTAAATCTCTTTCTCTGGTATTtgggtggctcttagaagagcctttgtgttgtaaAGACGGAGCAGGGACGGActcggtttacttggagctggtgtacttggtgacggccttggtgccctcagacacggcgtgcttggccagctctccgggcagcaggaggcgcacggctgtctggatctcccgggaagtgatggtggagcgcttgttgtagtgagccaggcgggacgactcgccggcgatgcgctcgaaaatgtcgttgacgaacgagttcatgatgcccatcgccttggaagagatgccggtgtcggggtggacctgcttcagcactttgtacacgtagatggcgtagctctccttcctggtctttctgcgcttctttcctcccttaggctgggtcttggcaacagccttcttggagcCTTTCTTCGGCGCGGGTGCAGCTTTCGGTTCTGGCATGTTTCCTTCTCTGATGCTTCTTCAAAGATGAATGAGCAACCAGCCCCAGAGCCCCAGTATTTATACAGCCTGTATGCAAATTGTTACCAAACAATCCTTTAGAGTTAGAATGTTCAACTGTGAACCAAGCAACGTGACGGAGTAGTTCGATGTGATTGGTTGGAAacgcagtattattattattattattatttatttcttagcagacgcccttatccagggcgacttacaattgttacaagatatcacattatacattatttcacattatacagatatcgcattattttacatacaattacccatttatacagttgggtttttactggagcaatctaggtaaagtaccttgctcaagggtacaacagcagtgtcccccactggggattgaacccacaaccctccggtcaagagtccagggccctaaccactactccacactgctgcccagtagagGTGGGGTGACTTTACAgcgagctgtgtttttttttcgaGTTTAAGTTTGAATTCAGCGCCTTTTTTTACAACGGTTAGTTTAGGTCTTATGTTTTTCATGTTAAATGCATCATTAACTCAATATTCATTAATAACAAGTTATATgtagaaacacaaaataattttTTGCATGATTATTGACTTCTTGCTTCTTCTACCTATGCGATTGTTTCATAGCAGCTTGACTGCTGATTCTGGTGTATTGTATCATACTCTTAACACAAAGGGTCACGTTAATACATTAGAAACATTAATACGAAAAACAAGAATCTACAGCTCCCGGCATTTAAAAATGGAACTTTGCCTTCCCAGCCTTTATAAAGAGGGTAGTAAGGTAAAGATAACCACTATGATTAATGATCATAatagaaaataacaaaagaaaaatgcagtCTATTGTATGccctattaattaatttaacgtTCTGTCATATTAGAAAGAGTTATGATTAACTTATACATCTATTGTAAAGGATTTTGGTTTTTAAATTAACATACGTATTTCAATTTGTTTGCATTAAATACTAGTATTTGGCTGACAGAGTGGTTTGATAGCAAGAAGAtttagggtgcgttcacggaggtcattctgcgcagattctgaccaatttagcgaatgatcttctatgaactggtcagattctgcacagaatcagCGCAGAATGATCTCCCTGAACGCACCCTTAAATCCAAGGGTCAGCTGGTATCACTGCAGCTGCAACTACCTTTACACCATGTAAACAAAAGGGACCATCAACAATATCGGCTTTCTGCTTAATTGAAGCGCACAGAACTTATAACTAAAATCGGACATGACTGCGGGCAGTGTGGTTTTAAACAGTTCTAAACTGTTACATTGTGTTCCAACTGGGTTACAATTCAAAAATGAGCGCCAAGAGGAGACAAAAGACAATCCGCAGCAGAACAGCGCCAAACTAGAAACAGTGGGTAGGGAATGATACAACCAATCAGAGGCATGCAAAAGAAATACTGCCCGCCCTCCTCTGCTGTGACGATTTTTAACATTCTAAGAATGAGCCAGCGTGTATAAAAGAGCAAGAGCGCAGACTCGCATTTATTGTTGTAGTATTCTGAACTACAGTGAAGATGTCTGGAAGAGGAAAGACTGGCGGTAAAGCCCGTGCTAAGGCAAAGACTCGCtcctccagggcaggactgcagttcccagtcggCCGTGTTCACAGGCTGctgcggaagggaaactatgcccagcgtgtcggcgctggagccccggtgtatctggccgctgtgctcgagtacctgactgctgaaatcctggagctggccgggaacgccgcccgggacaacaagaaaaccagaatcatcccgcgtcacctgcagctcgctgtccgcaacgacgaggagctcaacaagctgatgggaggcgtcaccatcgctcagggcggagtcctgcccaacatccaggccgtgctgctgcccaagaaaaccgagaagccagCCAAGAAGTAAATCATTCGGACGCCCCTTCTAACATCTATAAAACCCAaaaggctcttctaagagccacccacttTTTCTGTAAGAGTGCATTGAATCTGTTTATGTTTAATACCAACTTCACAGTCAGAAATAACCAAGTAGTTCAATTTGAAATACTAAaacgtaacaattgtaagtactGATATCACAAGCCTACAGTAGGTGCCACATTGGCGGGTGATCACAATCCTCACATGAATGAAACGCGAACTGCTGAAAGACAATATTGCGTTTCATTTAAACTTCCCACGAAGTTCTGTATAATTTTACCCTGGCCACTTGAACAGACTTCTCTGCACGTTGTGTTTATAATGCACTGCTTCGTTTGTTGTACAGTTAAATATGTTCAgtgtttgaaataaatgtttcTCACGCCTCCCGTGATATAGTTGCTGGTTGTGTTATATACCTCCCCCTTGTCCCGTGTTGTCTGAGCCCCGCTCTTTCTCAGTCCGTCTCTCCGGTATGAAGACTCACTGCAGCCGGGAGACACAAAACTCGACTGAGATCACCGCTGGGGCTCATAGTGTTGTCCCCAGTCACACTTTTAAaagtattaatgttttttttttcattctatttattcattttaattgaatctGTTTTCCCTCTTTGCCACGAAGAATGGTGTTGTCTGTTTgtggatgtttttttctttacaatcCAATGAAACACAATCTGCCTCGTTTCATTGCAAATATATAAAGTATTGTTAAGTATTCTTAAATACAAAGTGAGACGTGAGCTACGGGTTCTTTATAAATATGAATCGATATTGCATTGTCTTCGATTACTTTCTTTCAAAAACAATGACATGTATATTTCAATAGAATAGTGAGACTGAATAACAGCAGAAAATCAGAAGCGTATTAAAGCAGCGCAAACCGGACGGGACAGTGGCCGCGTCATAGAATGCGCGCAAAATTCAAATCACCCAATCAGTTATTGAGAATCTGGAATATAACCAATGAGGAACATAAACCCGCCCTAAGTGACTCATCCTATCAGAGCAGCTCAGTAAGTCAATAAATGCTGTGGTGTCGGCTTGCTTGTGTTCTATTTTACAGAGTTTGTGATACTGTGTGTAAGAGTTTAGAAATGGCAAGAACCAAGCAGACCGCTCgtaagtccaccggtggaaaggcgCCCAGGAAGCAGCTCGCTACCAAGGCTGCCCGAAAAAGCGCCCCCGCTACCGGCGGCGTGAAGAAACCTCACCGCTACAGGCCTGGGACTGTGGCTCTCCGGGAGatccgccgctatcagaaatccaccgagctgctgatccgcaagctgcccttccagcggctcgtccgagaaatcgctcaggatttcaagaccgacctgcgcttccagagctccgctgtgatggcgctgcaggaggctagcgaggcttaccttgtcgggctctttgaggacaccaacctgtgtgccatccacgccaagagagtcaccatcatgcccaaagacatccagctggcccgccgcATCCGAGGGGAACGCGCTTAAACTGCATCAcccctaaaacaaaaacacagtgaaacccaaaggctcttttaagagccacccacttcTCTGAAAGCGTTATATTCCAATacctattgtttttaattgtctgATACATTTAACAATTTGAACATGTTATCTATATACAGTGGAAGTGTTTGCATCTAACATAATGGTTAAGTTTTATTTAGATGACAAGAGGCCGCATTTAGACAAACTAGAATCTGATGACATAAACCAAACTTTCATATCCCTAATTCAATCATAATTATATTCAATAAAGAATCGATTGATTTACTCTAATGTAATATTAACTGCGTGCTAAAATACCACAGCAGTGCCACATTTATGATGTATAGAAGGAAAATCTCTTTTTAGAAAGATGtgttggctctgaaaagagcctttgggttcaTTGTCGCATCGTCGCTTTAACTGTTCACTTCTTTTTAGGAGCCGCCTTCTTCGCTGCGGGTTTAGCTGCCTTGGTTGCCTTTTTAGGTTTAGGCGCTGCCTTCGCTTTCTTCGGACTCTTGACGGCCTTTTTAGGCTTGGCAgccgctttcttcgggctcttggGTGGCTTCTTTACAGCTTTTGGTTTTTTCGCTTTCTTAGGAGACTTCTTGGGTGTCGCTGCTTTCTTTGCTGAAACCTTTTTCGTCGCTTTCTTGACAACCGCTTTCTTTGCCGCTGGTTTCTTGGGAGCTGCTTTCGTCTTGGCTTCAGCTGCTTTTTTGTTGAGCTTGAAGGAGCCCGAGGCGCCGGTGCCCTTGGTCTGTAGCAGGGTCTCCTTGGTCACCAGGCTCTTGAGGGCTCTATTGACGTGGGAGTTGTTCTTCTCCACATCGTAGCCGCCGGCCTGCAGGATCTTCTTGAGCGCCGCCACGGACAGCCCGCTGCGCTCCTTGGAGGCAGACACAGCCTTGACGATGAGCTCCGACACGCTGGGACCCGATTTCTTGGGCTTTGCTGCGGTCTTCTTCTTGGGAGCTTTAGCCGGAGCAGGAGCGGCTGGTGCTGGAGCAGTTTCTGCCATTTCTAAGATTTTGTAACACggaaataaagtaatacaaacgcAAAATAAAGGACGCTTCTGTCTGTCAGAGAATGTGCGCAGAAAGGCAGAGCGCGGAACTTATCGACATGATGAGAACCGTGTAGACTCAACAGACCCACAGGCAGCACACTCATTTTGAAAACGTTCAGTCTTGTGTTTTCTACCtgcacaaaatatacaatttaatagTGAAATACGAACAAATATACACAAACAACCGAGGGTAGGAAAAGAGCAGGTTTGCGTTTACAATATAGcttattctttaaccaggaaatgtactgCGTGTTTAATTGAGGTGAGAAAAACGTCATTACCTTCCAGCAAAACCAAACTGCTCGCTCAGCACTtcgctgtatttgttttatataaaatgataaattcactGTTTAAAGTAACTGTATGATTTGTTTCACCAACGAGAAGGCTAGTCAAACACAACTTAATAGCTTTGAAGCGTGAGGTttgtaaaactgcacatttaatctCCTTTCTGTTAGGTGTGGTTAACACACTGCCGGCACATCCCATTACAATCGACTGGGAGAATTTCTTTTTTGAATTGTATTATTTCTCTTTATCCGTGACCACACTTGTTGCACAATTGAATTACCCTGGCTTCACCACAGCATTCTCTCACTAATTTCAATCTTGTGCTGGTGATGTATTTCATAGGAAATACGACCTGTCTAATGGTTCTGTGTTCCCGTGCATTCGCCTCTGAACACATACAACTAATAcgcaggaaaaataaataaccgttatgtagaaaacaaagcaaaaaaaaataacaacttatTCTGAAGCAGTTTAATTAATCTTTTCAGTTGTTTCTCGTTATCTATATACAATGGAAATGTTTTACGCATTTTTCCTATTTTCTGAATTCGAGGCGAAGTATCACCATTCAAGCAACTATGAAACAAGAGATACTCGTTGGTAGAGAGCAAGAAGTCAAAATCGATCGACACTGATACTGTGTTCCAACAGTTAACTTGTTTAATGAGTTAGGTTTTAGACTGcgcatatagatagatagatagatagatagatagatactttttttaatttttgaaaaaaactttatttaacaattaaataaaatacacaaaatcaatatttataaaacatattatcaCGAAATCGATTCAGATCCACCCAAGgtgaacaaaacaatacataaaatattatGGACACATAAAAATTCACATCACAGATACTCCTCCAGATCACCATCCttaacagcacacaacacactgtcTACACACCAGACTTCCTCAAACATTGCTATATTATGCATtgctttataaaaattaaaatccaGTCTAACCCGTGTTAATACAAGCAttctaaaaataacaaaaggatcagtatttatatttattcatttttttttctgctctttaaaattgctaatttggcctgtccaataaaaaaaattcacCAGCTGGATAGAGTACTTTCTCTTTTTACAAcacttaaaaccaaaaataaaagacACTTCAGAGAACACAAAACCCAATCCAGCAAGCAATTCCTTCACAGCAGCAAATAAAGGTTTTAATCTGGTGCAGAACACAAAACAATGGTAAACAGTTTCCATTTGTGAGCAAAATGGACAGGAATCTTTCACCTCAGGGTTTATGATGCTCACAAAGGTAACGGCAATGATGGTATGTAAgatcctccactgcagatcccccGATCTTTTTGGCAGTGGTGGCTTATACAGGGTTCTCCAAGCTGGCACTATCTGTTCCGCCACCCCCAGCTtctctctccagtgtgtgtctggtaTTGCCCTGAGCTGCTGCTGGTAACGGCCCTTTACACACACCCCTTCCCCTCTACTGTACACAGAGGGAGATCAATTTTTCTGCAAATTCTAAAACGGAGAAGTCGAAGGTACggattgtgtgttttgtttttgtggtagGGATGGAACATATTCATTTTAGATACATTTTATTGCATAGTTGTATTTTTCCTGTAAAATCCACCCGGATCTGTAATTGCGGTGGGAATAACTTAATCTGGATTTGTTTCGACAACTGCAAATATTACAAGAAACATTAACCTTGGTTTACATGTGTGTATTATAAAAACTTTCTTTATTAGTAAACAATTCGCTCTAGTTGCTCTCTGTCACTTATTAAATgtataaagaaagaaatataactcgtaattaaaatgtttttttttctctaaaataaATGGAAACTGATGGAATAAAGgattgtattttgtaaatgtgctgttttgtattaATTGGTGAAGAATCCAGCGAATGAAGAGAAAGCAGAACTGTCTCGGTTTCTTTATTTCACAGTGATCTGTAACGAGTCATGCCATCCCCAGAcccgtaacacacacacacgcctcaGTGCTGGTGTCCCCTTTATATTATAATCATTTATTCATAAGCCTTGACAATGTTgcttgtccagtttgtttacacacTGCCTTTGCATGTAGCAGCGCTTGCTGGAGCACCTTGACAGGAAGTGCtgcgtgtgtttcagtgtgc includes the following:
- the LOC117404351 gene encoding histone H1-like is translated as MAETAPAPAAPAPAKAPKKKTAAKPKKSGPSVSELIVKAVSASKERSGLSVAALKKILQAGGYDVEKNNSHVNRALKSLVTKETLLQTKGTGASGSFKLNKKAAEAKTKAAPKKPAAKKAVVKKATKKVSAKKAATPKKSPKKAKKPKAVKKPPKSPKKAAAKPKKAVKSPKKAKAAPKPKKATKAAKPAAKKAAPKKK